A single genomic interval of Limnochordia bacterium harbors:
- a CDS encoding SGNH/GDSL hydrolase family protein codes for MSEVKWFNVEGWGVEGKGWHDTKHFFDRLPARAEGIVRGPVWQLSQHCAGMIVQFHTDADTIKVRWRLRFSEMSLAHMPSTGVSGVDLYCKDRVGKWRWLGLGFPGTTQDAEATVATGLEPLPREFMLYLPLYNGVERVEIGVNNEASFTPVAPRKDKPIVFYGTSITHGACASRPGMHHVGILGRRLNVPVINLGFSGQGQMEIEVASLLAELDPSIFVIDCLPNMSDQMVQERTEPLVKTIREEHPKTPIVLVEDRDYGNSYFFKAAQQGHLGRRVALRAAYNRLRDGGTDHLYYVTGAQLLGDDGEATVDSSHPTDLGFMRISDVLEPILRTLL; via the coding sequence ATGAGTGAAGTCAAGTGGTTTAATGTTGAGGGTTGGGGTGTCGAAGGTAAGGGTTGGCATGATACAAAGCATTTCTTCGATCGTTTACCTGCCCGAGCCGAAGGAATCGTTCGAGGACCGGTCTGGCAACTAAGCCAGCATTGTGCTGGCATGATCGTCCAATTCCATACCGATGCAGATACCATCAAGGTTCGCTGGCGGTTACGTTTTAGTGAGATGTCCTTGGCACATATGCCCAGTACCGGAGTCAGCGGTGTTGATCTGTACTGTAAGGACAGAGTCGGCAAGTGGCGGTGGCTTGGTTTGGGGTTTCCTGGAACGACTCAAGATGCTGAAGCAACGGTGGCTACAGGTTTGGAGCCATTACCGCGGGAGTTCATGCTTTACCTTCCATTATATAATGGGGTCGAGAGGGTTGAGATTGGCGTAAACAACGAAGCTAGCTTTACACCTGTGGCACCCCGCAAGGATAAACCTATAGTGTTCTACGGAACCTCTATTACCCACGGTGCCTGTGCCTCAAGACCCGGCATGCATCATGTAGGTATCTTAGGGCGCCGTTTGAATGTACCCGTAATTAATCTGGGTTTCTCTGGTCAAGGACAGATGGAGATCGAAGTGGCAAGTCTTCTGGCCGAACTAGATCCAAGCATTTTCGTTATTGATTGTCTGCCGAATATGAGTGACCAAATGGTCCAGGAACGCACCGAACCCTTAGTTAAAACCATTCGGGAAGAACATCCAAAAACTCCAATAGTCCTCGTCGAAGATCGGGATTATGGAAACAGCTACTTCTTCAAGGCAGCTCAACAAGGGCACCTAGGCAGACGCGTAGCCTTACGGGCCGCCTACAATCGGCTCAGAGACGGAGGAACTGATCATCTGTACTACGTGACGGGAGCTCAGCTCCTAGGTGATGATGGAGAAGCCACCGTGGACAGTTCCCATCCTACAGATCTTGGCTTCATGCGCATATCCGATGTTCTAGAACCCATTTTGAGGACACTGCTGTAA
- the glpX gene encoding class II fructose-bisphosphatase has translation MESGVDAERELMLDFVRVTEAAALRAAYFMGKGTAQAAGKAAADGMIGMLELVNIDGVIRNPSGKPEFGVLLDYGNRVGKGDGPKFDVVLTPIEGSKLVALGLPNALSIFVAARQGSFCIIPTRYVLKLAVGPNAAGHIDLSLPIRDNLRVIARVLRRKLKHLTVAMLDRPRNESLIKEVQQTGVRIKLISDGDVAAGLAAALENTGVDVLYGIGGAMEAVVTAAALRCLDGEIQVQPWPASDEEQQMLGIGLHRIYTTEELACGEDMVFCTTGITDGDILHGVRYFGAKAVTHSMMMRAKTGTLRIIETSHNLKKKTLRSQRTGREIPL, from the coding sequence TTGGAATCCGGTGTCGATGCAGAACGGGAACTAATGCTGGACTTTGTAAGAGTTACCGAGGCTGCTGCCCTAAGAGCTGCTTACTTTATGGGAAAGGGAACAGCTCAGGCAGCGGGTAAGGCGGCGGCCGATGGTATGATCGGCATGCTGGAACTAGTCAATATTGATGGTGTTATTCGGAATCCCTCTGGCAAACCAGAATTTGGAGTGCTTCTAGACTACGGTAACCGAGTGGGGAAAGGCGATGGACCCAAGTTTGATGTGGTGCTTACCCCCATCGAAGGTAGTAAATTAGTAGCGTTAGGACTACCAAACGCCCTATCGATTTTTGTAGCTGCCCGACAGGGCAGCTTTTGCATCATTCCCACCCGGTACGTTTTGAAATTGGCAGTAGGACCAAATGCAGCAGGACACATTGATCTTTCCTTACCAATTAGAGATAATCTGCGGGTTATTGCGCGGGTTCTGCGACGCAAGTTAAAACACTTAACTGTTGCTATGCTTGATCGTCCTCGGAATGAGAGTCTCATCAAAGAGGTTCAACAGACTGGAGTTAGGATCAAATTGATTTCAGACGGAGATGTGGCCGCAGGGTTAGCTGCGGCCCTTGAGAATACAGGTGTTGACGTTCTTTATGGTATCGGTGGGGCGATGGAGGCAGTGGTGACTGCTGCGGCTTTAAGATGTTTGGATGGGGAGATCCAAGTGCAACCCTGGCCCGCCTCCGATGAAGAGCAGCAGATGTTGGGAATCGGGCTCCATCGTATTTATACTACAGAGGAATTAGCCTGTGGAGAGGATATGGTCTTCTGTACCACAGGAATTACCGATGGGGATATTCTGCATGGAGTTCGGTATTTCGGGGCGAAGGCAGTAACGCATTCGATGATGATGCGAGCCAAGACAGGGACCCTGCGTATCATTGAAACGAGCCATAACCTTAAGAAGAAAACACTTAGGTCTCAAAGAACAGGCAGGGAAATACCCCTCTAG